One window of Deinococcus depolymerans genomic DNA carries:
- a CDS encoding response regulator, whose amino-acid sequence MTPTSIPEPIEILLVEDNEPDVLLTLEAFEDARVPNRLHVARDGVEAMRFLRGEGEHSGAPRPDVILMDINMPRKTGLEVLEELKADPDLRSIPVVMLTTSQADDDVRASYERHASGYVVKPVGFENFLGAMRAFEAFWLTFVRFPPRLP is encoded by the coding sequence ATGACCCCAACTTCCATCCCTGAACCCATTGAAATTCTGCTGGTCGAGGACAACGAGCCGGACGTCCTGCTGACCCTCGAAGCCTTCGAGGACGCCCGCGTGCCCAACCGACTGCATGTCGCCCGTGACGGCGTGGAGGCCATGCGCTTCCTGAGGGGCGAGGGCGAGCACAGCGGCGCGCCCCGCCCGGACGTGATCCTGATGGACATCAACATGCCCCGCAAGACCGGACTGGAAGTGCTGGAGGAACTCAAGGCCGACCCGGACCTGCGCAGCATCCCGGTCGTGATGCTCACCACCAGCCAGGCGGACGACGACGTGCGCGCCTCCTACGAGCGGCACGCCAGCGGGTACGTGGTCAAACCCGTGGGCTTCGAGAACTTCCTGGGTGCCATGCGGGCCTTCGAGGCGTTCTGGCTGACCTTCGTGCGCTTCCCGCCGCGCCTGCCCTAG
- a CDS encoding PAS domain S-box protein, whose protein sequence is MNEFPTAAGQDAGALLAALPDPVAWLDPAGQWILNAAAAARLANLNAGRDWSALFSEESALQLREAVAVARAGQTTRVTVKVVDTAAPGLVTVAPSGGGVLLHLHVARDPLEVALELMDGLHLGLTVQAPDSRILLVNSAAPDILGLSAEQLTGRDSLDPRWQAIHPDGRPFPGDTHPSRVALQTGKVVRDVPMGIFHPPSETWRWLQVTAIPRLVAGTDEPKQVTTVFADVTERHTLQREMQRSEQRFRSLVEATSQIVWDARPDGNFLPPQPGWEAFTGQAPPEYGGDGWFAAIHPEDRAGTVNDWRQAVQTAQPYLSEHRLRRADGQYVPMQARAVPVRDGDGQIREWVGTHTDMSAVREAQQALIDLNADLERRVQERTLALADLTRFSTLLLTAAGEGIFGLDLRGVTTFANPAAARLLGYSVERMIGHSQHELVHHHHADGREYALRDCPIHQTIRDGQTRRVEQDVMWHAQGHAVPVAYVVTPTHDEAGQVSGAVVMVQDITERERAQARLRELIENLERSNQDLEQFAYVASHDLQEPLRTIGSYTELLTRRYQGQLDPRADQYLHYMQDAVLRMRSLIQDLLGFARVGRQDTPLESVPLDDLLRAAEQNVRGTLDQDHGTLEWHTPDHVLGQPSLLIQLLTNLISNGLKFRAPGRDARVRVTSRRVGAFVQVSVQDNGIGIAPEYHARVFDIFQRLHRREQYAGNGMGLAICRKIVEFHGGRIWLDSAPAQGSTFHLTLPVAPTPQ, encoded by the coding sequence GTGAACGAATTTCCCACGGCTGCCGGCCAGGACGCCGGTGCGCTGCTGGCGGCACTGCCCGACCCGGTCGCGTGGCTGGACCCGGCCGGGCAGTGGATACTGAACGCCGCCGCTGCGGCCCGCCTGGCCAACCTGAACGCCGGACGTGACTGGAGCGCGCTGTTCAGCGAGGAGAGCGCCCTGCAACTGCGGGAGGCGGTCGCCGTCGCCCGCGCGGGACAGACCACGCGGGTCACGGTGAAGGTCGTGGACACCGCGGCGCCGGGCCTGGTGACGGTCGCCCCGTCGGGCGGCGGGGTGCTGCTGCACCTGCACGTCGCCCGCGATCCGCTGGAGGTCGCGCTGGAACTCATGGACGGGCTGCACCTGGGCCTGACCGTGCAGGCCCCGGACAGCCGCATCCTGCTGGTCAACAGCGCCGCCCCGGACATCCTCGGCCTGAGTGCCGAGCAGCTGACCGGGCGGGACTCGCTCGACCCGCGCTGGCAGGCCATTCACCCGGACGGCCGTCCCTTTCCGGGCGACACCCACCCCTCGCGCGTGGCCCTGCAGACCGGGAAGGTCGTCCGGGACGTCCCGATGGGCATCTTCCACCCGCCCAGCGAGACGTGGCGGTGGCTTCAGGTGACGGCCATCCCGCGGCTGGTGGCCGGCACGGACGAACCCAAACAGGTCACGACCGTGTTCGCGGACGTCACGGAGCGCCACACGTTGCAGCGCGAGATGCAGCGAAGCGAGCAGCGTTTCCGCTCGCTGGTCGAGGCGACCTCGCAGATCGTCTGGGACGCCCGGCCCGACGGTAACTTCTTGCCCCCGCAGCCCGGCTGGGAGGCCTTCACGGGGCAGGCACCCCCGGAGTACGGCGGGGACGGCTGGTTCGCGGCCATTCACCCGGAGGACCGGGCCGGCACCGTGAACGACTGGCGACAGGCCGTGCAGACCGCGCAACCGTACCTGAGCGAGCACCGCCTGCGCCGCGCCGACGGCCAGTACGTGCCCATGCAGGCCCGCGCCGTGCCGGTCCGCGACGGGGACGGCCAGATCCGCGAGTGGGTCGGCACGCACACCGACATGAGCGCCGTGCGTGAGGCGCAGCAGGCGCTGATCGACCTGAACGCCGACCTCGAGCGGCGCGTGCAGGAACGCACCCTGGCCCTGGCGGACCTGACGCGCTTCAGCACCCTGCTGCTGACCGCCGCCGGGGAAGGCATCTTCGGGCTGGACCTGCGCGGCGTGACCACCTTCGCCAATCCGGCCGCGGCGCGCCTGCTGGGCTACAGCGTGGAACGCATGATCGGGCACAGCCAGCACGAGCTGGTGCACCACCACCACGCCGACGGCCGCGAGTACGCGCTGCGCGATTGCCCCATCCACCAGACCATCCGGGACGGCCAGACCCGCCGCGTGGAGCAGGACGTCATGTGGCACGCCCAGGGGCACGCCGTGCCGGTCGCGTACGTGGTCACGCCCACCCACGACGAGGCCGGACAGGTGAGCGGCGCGGTCGTCATGGTGCAGGACATCACGGAACGCGAGCGGGCCCAGGCGCGGCTGCGGGAACTGATCGAGAACCTCGAACGCAGCAACCAGGACCTCGAGCAGTTCGCGTACGTCGCCAGCCACGACCTGCAAGAACCCCTGCGGACCATCGGCAGTTACACCGAACTGCTCACCCGCCGTTACCAGGGGCAGCTTGACCCGCGCGCCGACCAGTACCTGCACTACATGCAAGACGCCGTGCTGCGCATGCGCAGCCTGATCCAGGACCTGCTGGGCTTCGCGCGGGTGGGCCGGCAGGACACGCCGCTGGAAAGCGTCCCGCTGGACGACCTGCTGCGCGCCGCCGAGCAGAACGTGCGCGGCACGCTGGACCAGGATCACGGCACCCTGGAATGGCACACCCCGGACCACGTGCTGGGCCAGCCGTCCCTGCTGATCCAGCTGCTCACCAACCTGATCAGCAACGGCCTGAAGTTCCGCGCGCCGGGCCGGGACGCGCGGGTGCGTGTCACCTCGCGCCGCGTGGGCGCGTTCGTTCAGGTCAGCGTGCAGGACAACGGGATCGGCATCGCGCCCGAGTACCACGCGCGGGTGTTCGACATCTTCCAGCGGCTGCACCGGCGCGAACAGTACGCCGGTAACGGTATGGGCCTCGCCATCTGCCGTAAAATCGTTGAGTTCCACGGCGGTCGCATCTGGCTTGACTCTGCCCCGGCCCAGGGCAGCACCTTCCACCTGACGCTGCCCGTGGCACCCACCCCACAATGA
- a CDS encoding response regulator transcription factor, with protein MSSQRILVIEDDLDIANVLRMDLTDAGFEVEHADSAMNGLIKAREEQPTLILLDLGLPDFDGGDVVQRLRKNSAVPIIVLTARDTVEEKVRLLGLGADDYLIKPFHPDELLARVKVQLRQRTTESLTMGDLTLDPQKRLVTYKGDELRLSPKEFDILALLIRQPGRVYSRQEIGQDIWQGRLPEGSNVVDVHMANLRAKLRDLDGYGLLRTVRGVGYALRG; from the coding sequence GTGAGCTCTCAACGCATTCTTGTCATCGAGGACGACCTGGATATCGCCAACGTCCTGCGCATGGACCTGACGGACGCCGGCTTTGAAGTGGAACACGCCGATTCGGCCATGAACGGCCTGATCAAGGCGCGTGAGGAGCAACCCACCCTGATCCTGCTCGACCTGGGCCTGCCGGACTTCGACGGCGGCGACGTCGTGCAGCGCCTGCGCAAGAACAGCGCCGTGCCGATCATCGTGCTGACCGCCCGCGACACCGTCGAGGAGAAGGTCCGCCTGCTGGGCCTGGGCGCCGACGACTACCTGATCAAACCCTTCCACCCGGACGAACTGCTGGCCCGCGTGAAGGTGCAGCTCCGGCAGCGCACCACCGAGAGCCTGACCATGGGCGACCTGACCCTGGACCCCCAGAAGCGCCTCGTGACCTACAAGGGCGACGAGCTGCGCCTCTCGCCCAAGGAGTTCGACATCCTGGCGCTGCTGATCCGCCAGCCGGGCCGCGTGTACTCCCGTCAGGAGATCGGCCAGGACATCTGGCAGGGCCGCCTGCCCGAGGGCAGCAACGTCGTGGACGTCCACATGGCCAACCTGCGTGCCAAGCTGCGGGACCTGGACGGCTACGGCCTGCTGCGCACCGTGCGTGGCGTCGGGTACGCCCTGCGCGGCTGA